The region GTGTGCACCAGCAAAGACTGGGTGTGCCaaatttattttcaacaaaGCTGGACGTTACAActccacaaacattcaaaagcgTGTATATCCAACAATAGTAACAGTACAAAACATATCCACACGTTGTGTGTGCTCTCATCAGTAATAAAACACATATCTATGTTTGAGAGTACATATGACGTgctctcaaataaaacaaataatgtataataatatatatatataatataataagtaacaaaataaccacAATTTATGTGTGTCCTAAAAAAGCATCCCAAAAACATAACCACACAGACACATTGCTGCCCAATGATTTGAACATAGTGAAATATAACACTCATGTACTCAGAGCCATAACGTATCCACATTACGCATGATCAACAAAGCTATTTAACCAGAGCATGAACACGACTACTTGGCTTAACATTCATCACATATGATTTTGTAACCGGTTAGCCTGATGCTTTTATATTGCAAAGCAGCAGAGTAAAAGTCAACCATATTGCTGCTTCCCTGTGCCACTGCACAGCTCTCAATTTAAAGGGCCAGAAGGCGAGGCTTGgccttgaatgcatttattCTTTCATCAGAGTCCAGTTTCTCCGCGAGACACGCATGAACCACGAGAGGCTCCTCAGTCTCTCTTGTCGCTCTGCTGATGCTCTGATCCTGTTGACAACTGAAAAAAGGCTCCACAGAGCAACCTGTAACAGGCAATGCTATCAGAATACGAAGCAAACAATTAATCTTGGGGAAAACATCTTTGTCGCAGGAGTCTAAGACTTCAATAATGGATGGGAACTCATGTCCGCCATCCACCCTCCGTTTGATGAGTTGCCTAAACACAGTCAATTCAGGGTCGGTTGCAGGTGCCGCGACAAATCGCCTGACGGAAGTTTTTACATGcgaaaataagatttttttattttgaacatcatgATTACATACTAATAGCCTAGATTTACACATTAACATGTTAGTAAGACTATAAcaaaaaaatgcatcaaattTTTGGGTGTGCAAGCTGTCTCTGTGGGTGGCTCTGGCACACCCGATGCTACGCCACTGGTTCAGCATCTGGAGGAGAAACATCTGGTTTAGACTCAGGAAAAGGCACATCTGGTTTAGAGTCCGGAGGACAAACGCCTGGTTTAGAGTCTGGAAAAGGAATTTCTGGTTTTGTGTCTTAAGGTGAAACTTAATTTCCTCTTTGAGTCTTAGTTTGTATATGTCCTATATTACATTATAGTGCAATTACTTTTATTAAAAGCGAGATACAACAGCAGAAAACAGTCAAGCCACAGTTACAAGTATAATGTTATAGATGTGACAGAATCcttccaggtttttttttttgtgtcttcaTGTCGCTGCTCTCTTCTGGTCAGGCCGCCATGGTGATGAAAATGGACCGCCTGATGACGTCACAGCGAGCCGTTCAGGAACTGGATGAGTTTCATTTTGGTCCTGAAGGCAGGACTTTTCCTCTATGTCACAGCTGGACCACCAGACAGTTTGGTTAGTCTACATGTCAGTCACCTGAGTGACATCAGTGCATTTACCTTTTTACCTGAATGAGCAGCCCCCTCTGGTTCTGAGGGAGACCCCTGTCACATAAACCCAACTCTAGCCAGGCCGCTTTGGTTCCTTTAATCCTTTGACATCTTCAGACCTTTGGAAAAAAGACCAGTTAGACACCAGTCTATTGTCTGAGGGCGCAAAAGGTTAGACTCTGCCTTCTGAAGGAAGTTTGttcagagtcatttttatttgctGTAAAAACACACAGGCATATCTTTGGTCACCTGTCCCAcgatcaattattacataaatatccatccatccattttcttccgctCACCCGTTACTGGGcttagcagagatgcccagacttccctcacccccccacttcctccagctcttccgaggggagttgGAGACGTTcccagggtctcctcccggtcggacatgcctggaacacctctgtAGGGACCGCCACCTTATTATGGTGGAGGGGTTGATCCAGCTTACTGGCAAAGGGTCTCATCACCCCACCATGTTCCTGCAGGGGAACTGAGGTCATGCATCCTTCCCTCTTATCCACTGTTTGGGTGAAGGGTTGGGCACAGTCAGACACCCCTAAAGCAGGAGTCCAGACCAACTTGAGCCTGCAAGCCTCTGCATGAATGACAGGGGCCTCATATGCAGCGTAAAATGACGCAGTAAGAACAGGTCCCTAGAAATGACCTCATCTGTTTCTTTGCAACAGGCAGTAATCGTCTGCTCTCAGCAGAGACAACACGCCCCAGAAATGTGATTTGTTGCTGCACAAACCGTGTTTTAAATATGGCCGGTGTTCAGGAGGTGCGAGACGTTACTCTGGGGCTAATCAGTGGCCTACAGCCTGATGACGTTATTTCAGCCCGACTCAGCTCGGTTAGAACTCCGGCCAAgtagatgcaaaaaaaaaaggcaggacCAACCGGTACTATCACAGAGTGGAAACCTCTCAAAACAGAGCCGAGCAGAGTGGAAATTACCTATAAGTGTGACATCTGTACAgattccggtttccggtttccGATGCAGCTTTCATCGTCGGTTGCCAGAGCAACGCAGCTTCACTACCTCCTCAGGCTTGTTGTCTGACTGTGCATATGTGTGGTGTGTTGCAGAGGAGTGCGCTTGCTTCCTGCTGGACGCCTTCCAtcaggagctggagctgaagCGGACAGTCCTGCAGGAAGTGGCCCACGCCCCCCCGGAGCTGGGCATGCTCTACCTGTCCTGCTGGCTGCACCAGCCCTACGTCCCCCCCCAGGCCCGACTGACACTGGAGGCGCTGCTGCTGGAGACCGGACACCACCCTctctgagtcatgtgaccagcatGAATGTGGCTGTGAATGTGATTTTTGTTAAATGATGTCAAGATAATATTGTTCATCTGAGTTACATATATGTACAGCGGATATAAAAAGTCTACACACCCCTGTTCAAATCCCAGGTTTGTCAAACAATAGAGCCAGGCAAACGTCTGCTctcacacttttgtatgaacaatttttgctcttgtcattgtaagatattttgaagagattaaattaagtttatcaaaagtggtgaatacctgtcaatcactgttgagctgtttttttgttttttgttttatacatttttgtaaaaaaaaaattctaataaTGCAATGGTGCAAATagcatacattgatattggtagcagggtgtaaatagcctaatcctttatttctcgaatatttttatccccgatctttttcccatttttaccacccagtgctcctacctaagtcagtcctgggcattgctccctctaccaaccccgggagggggCTGGACTGAGCTCtaatcctgaggagtgagcaacCCCCCCgcccaccccccccccttcagtGAGTATCTGAAGAGGGGAGGAACAGAGGAACCTAAGGAACCCTGAGGAATGATGGACAATGACACTGATCAGAAATTCGAGTTTATTGGAGGAACATGAA is a window of Cololabis saira isolate AMF1-May2022 chromosome 16, fColSai1.1, whole genome shotgun sequence DNA encoding:
- the cinp gene encoding cyclin-dependent kinase 2-interacting protein, whose translation is MEGELLTSSNRKSSAATGIERKTRDNAADWFNLMVRWERLNEEGFTAATNIINLRRSLSDQLLVGRSSWSPSAGPEDTDRAAALQEECYTLQEVINKMAAMVMKMDRLMTSQRAVQELDEFHFGPEGRTFPLCHSWTTRQFEECACFLLDAFHQELELKRTVLQEVAHAPPELGMLYLSCWLHQPYVPPQARLTLEALLLETGHHPL